Below is a genomic region from Bacillaceae bacterium S4-13-56.
CGTTTCTTTTTGACTTCGCGTAAAATTAAGAACCGTCCCTACCAACAAACATTTTCTTCATTTATTATTCTGCCACGACAGCAATTCGGCCTTCAGTTGTTACGTCGATATTGCTGGCATTTTCTTCCGCTAATTTCACTAGGTTCTGAAGTTTTCCCAGTCAGTGATTCCTAGATCTTGAACTCGCCCATCGTTATATGTCTATACTATGTCCTTCCACTAAAAACAACTTTAATAATTTGTCTTTATGTGCTGCCTGACACCAGTGTTTGAAAAAATAATAGAAAAAAGCACAACAACAAACCCAACCACCCCTACACTTCTACCCTACCAACATTCGACAAATTCCGGGGCGTCACTGTGACCATACCTTTTTATTTAAGGTACTAACTTCTTAATGATGGGTATTCTCTGCATCATCCAAACTATGAGGTAACTCCATACTAAAATTGCAACAATTGAAACTGGCGCGCCTATAATTGGATGAATAAAGGCATAGTTAAGTTTGAATCCTACCAAATTTTTCAGTTCAGTTCCCAGTAGGGACATGACAAATGGATGGATAAGATAGATTCCAAAGCTTGTAGCCGATAGGGAAGCTACTACTCTCATAAATGCTCCATCTTTTGAAAAATGTTTATCCCAGTCTATATTTTTAGCCCATACAAATAGAGCAACACTAACAAAAAATGTATTAGGTGACTTATATTCATAGAAATACGCTTCAAAGGCACCTTTTGCTTCTGTCCCGAGATAGGTTCCTAAGAAGGTGACAATCAATCCTAAAAAGCCTGCTAAGTAAATCCACTTCTTGGCCTTTTCTGAAATCTGTACATTATGCAAATAGTATCCTAAAATGAAATATCCGAGATACCCCGTGAAAAACTCTAGCTTAAGTCCAACATTCAAATCGAGAAAATGGCTTGCCATAGGAAATAATGAACTTGTAATAAACCAGATAATCAAATAGTACTCGATCAACCTTTGTTGGGCATGAGCAATGACAACTCTTATCACAGGGGTAATTAAATAAAGCCCCACAATCATGTACATATACCATAAATGGAAATAGACATCTCCACTGATAATATTACTAGCTTCGCTCACCACACTAAAATCTCCTAAGCTACGTCTCGATTTCCAAAGGGTATAAAATAATACCCAAAAGACGAAGGGAATTAAGATTTTAGAAGCTCTCTTTTTCATAAAATCGGAGATTGATTCCTGCTTTTTAGGATTCAATAAAAGCATTCCACTGATCATTACAAAGATAGGAATGCACCAACGTACCGCTCCATCTAATAGATTTCCAAGCCACCAATAAGGCATATTGTCTACCCTTGACATCAACGGACCAGTTGCATGAATGACAACAACCCCAATAATCGCCAAACTTCTTAATATATTTACATAACTAATCATGAAAGTCCCTCTCAAATTATGACATGCTGAATCATTATAGCAGATTCTGAGGAATCTTTCCTGTGTTGGTGGGGACGGTTCTCGCCAACACACTTTCAAAATTAAGAATCCCAATATATCAACGTTTCTTTTTGACTTCGCGTAAAATTAAGAACCGTCCCTACCAACATTCGACAAATTCTGGGGCGTCGGGGCGTCACTGTGACCATACCTTAACCATACCTTACCTTATCGCATTGGCCAAAGCTTTAAATTCAAGAGAAAAGGATCAAACTGGTATAAACCTGTTTGATCCTTTTTGGAAATTTATTTATTGTACAGTAACACTTACTTGAGTGTTTAATACATTTCGCTCACTATCTTCTACAGCACCTACTAATGTTACAGTTGGTTTAGCTAGGTTATTTGTATTCTCTTTAAGAGATAACTTAACCGTAGCAGCATTAACTTCTTTAACACCAGTCACTGTATATCCTTCAACAGTAAAGTCTGAATCTTGCACAGAGTATGCATAAAGTGTCTCAGAGAATGTTAATGTAACTTCATCATAAAGTGAGTTAGATCCTACTGAATCTGCAATTGTAACAGAGTTCAAAGTTGGAGCATATTTATCTCCAGCTGGTTCTGCCGACAACGCAACAGGAGCACCGTAACTATTAACTGCATCAACAATACCTGTTGTTGAAACTGTAACATTTGATGCATTTGTAGGTAAATCATTAGCAGTTGTTAATGTAATAACTGACTTTCCATCAAGAACAGCATTTGAAACATAAGTTACAGCTGCACTTGTTGCACCGTTGGATACTATAAAGTCATCTGCTTTTGCTCCTGTAATAACTTCTTTGAAGTAAAGCTTAACTTGATTCTTTCCAGTTACAGTAGCCTTGTCAAATTGTGGTGCTGATACATCAGTAGGAACTGTTAAAGATGTCTCAGTTAAAGCAATTGGATTTCCGCTTGCATCAAGAACCCTTAAAACTTTGATAGTATTGCCTTTTGGATCTGCTTGTGCTGCAGTTTGTGCATTAGTAAAGTCTAGAATTACAGCTTTATTACTGTCAACAGCTGTTACAGTTACTTTACTATCAAGTGCACTAGAACCATGTAAATAGTTTAGCTTGTTTTCAATTGATGATTTATTCATTACCTCATCAAATACGATTTTTACTTTTTTATCAGATAGTAGTAGAATATCATCAACTTGCGGAGCCACAATATCATTAATTGATACAGTTGTTGTATAGTCAGCTAGTTTATTTTGGTTTACTGAATCATCTTTAACATTTTTAATAGATAGAGTATAAGATCCACCATTTAGACTAGGAACTGGAATTGTATAAGTGTTTCCAGACACTGTAACGGTTCCAGTAAGATTAACTGGGTTTCCAGCTGCATCAGTTAATGTGTAATTAGCAAGAGTACCTGCACCACTTACTGATTCACTATAAGTAACACTTATAGATGTGTTAGAATTAGCTTTAACTTCAGTAACTGTAGGAGCGACAGTATCTACAACAACAGTACCA
It encodes:
- a CDS encoding acyltransferase family protein, which gives rise to MISYVNILRSLAIIGVVVIHATGPLMSRVDNMPYWWLGNLLDGAVRWCIPIFVMISGMLLLNPKKQESISDFMKKRASKILIPFVFWVLFYTLWKSRRSLGDFSVVSEASNIISGDVYFHLWYMYMIVGLYLITPVIRVVIAHAQQRLIEYYLIIWFITSSLFPMASHFLDLNVGLKLEFFTGYLGYFILGYYLHNVQISEKAKKWIYLAGFLGLIVTFLGTYLGTEAKGAFEAYFYEYKSPNTFFVSVALFVWAKNIDWDKHFSKDGAFMRVVASLSATSFGIYLIHPFVMSLLGTELKNLVGFKLNYAFIHPIIGAPVSIVAILVWSYLIVWMMQRIPIIKKLVP